The following are encoded in a window of Thunnus albacares chromosome 17, fThuAlb1.1, whole genome shotgun sequence genomic DNA:
- the emc10 gene encoding ER membrane protein complex subunit 10 isoform X2, with protein sequence MARLLPFKIAVVFTIFFFLCTSFVCCNNGRRVGDALDTEFSGFSVPLEHSFEVDDVAKFRVRGALILKAGREPSVSLSQNQLSEEDRTKLKEVAAVDGLYRIRVPRVFLQADRQTERQMEGYLTAFVRACAMVESHLSDVIALHTDVSGYLIGVSIVTLPGACRGTEVEDEVDLEVFNTTLSVVAPVNAPGPETALFLERMEQESEKKGKNPQEQKSFFAKYWYLILGGAIFLMATNSAQPPAGGGREQS encoded by the exons ATGGCTCGTCTACTGCCATTTAAAATCGCCgttgtttttactatttttttcttcttatgcACGAGTTTCGTCTGTTGTAACAACGGCAGAAGG GTTGGCGATGCTTTAGACACTGAGTTCAGCGGTTTCTCTGTGCCTCTTGAACATTCCTTTGAAGTTg ATGATGTAGCTAAATTTCGGGTACGTGGAGCACTGATATTGAAAGCTGGAAGGGAGCCGAGCGTCTCACTGAGTCAGAACCAGCTATCAGAGGAGGACAGAACCAAACTGAAG GAAGTGGCTGCCGTGGACGGTCTGTACAGAATCCGAGTGCCTCGTGTCTTcctgcaggcagacagacagacagagcgaCAGATGGAGGGTTACCTCACAGCGTTTGTCAGAGCT TGCGCCATGGTCGAGTCCCATCTGAGCGACGTGATCGCCCTCCACACCGACGTCTCCGGATACCTCATCGGCGTCTCCATAGTGACGTTACCCGGAGCCTGCAGGGGCACCGAGGTGGAGGACGAGGTCGATCTCGAGGTTTTCAACACCACGCTCAGCGTCGTGGCTCCCGTCAACGCACCCGG ACCTGAGACGGCTCTGTTCCTTGAACGAATGGAACAGGAATCTGAGAAGAAAGGGAAGAATCCACAAGAGCAGAAATCTTTCTTCGCTAAATAT TGGTATTTGATTCTGGGAGGTGCAATCTTCCTCATGGCCACCAATTCGGCACAGCCCCCAGCAGGGGGaggcagagagcagagctgA
- the emc10 gene encoding ER membrane protein complex subunit 10 isoform X1, which translates to MARLLPFKIAVVFTIFFFLCTSFVCCNNGRRVGDALDTEFSGFSVPLEHSFEVDDVAKFRVRGALILKAGREPSVSLSQNQLSEEDRTKLKEVAAVDGLYRIRVPRVFLQADRQTERQMEGYLTAFVRACAMVESHLSDVIALHTDVSGYLIGVSIVTLPGACRGTEVEDEVDLEVFNTTLSVVAPVNAPGPETALFLERMEQESEKKGKNPQEQKSFFAKYWMYIVPLVLFLMMSGAQDQSGGGAGGGAANGGGR; encoded by the exons ATGGCTCGTCTACTGCCATTTAAAATCGCCgttgtttttactatttttttcttcttatgcACGAGTTTCGTCTGTTGTAACAACGGCAGAAGG GTTGGCGATGCTTTAGACACTGAGTTCAGCGGTTTCTCTGTGCCTCTTGAACATTCCTTTGAAGTTg ATGATGTAGCTAAATTTCGGGTACGTGGAGCACTGATATTGAAAGCTGGAAGGGAGCCGAGCGTCTCACTGAGTCAGAACCAGCTATCAGAGGAGGACAGAACCAAACTGAAG GAAGTGGCTGCCGTGGACGGTCTGTACAGAATCCGAGTGCCTCGTGTCTTcctgcaggcagacagacagacagagcgaCAGATGGAGGGTTACCTCACAGCGTTTGTCAGAGCT TGCGCCATGGTCGAGTCCCATCTGAGCGACGTGATCGCCCTCCACACCGACGTCTCCGGATACCTCATCGGCGTCTCCATAGTGACGTTACCCGGAGCCTGCAGGGGCACCGAGGTGGAGGACGAGGTCGATCTCGAGGTTTTCAACACCACGCTCAGCGTCGTGGCTCCCGTCAACGCACCCGG ACCTGAGACGGCTCTGTTCCTTGAACGAATGGAACAGGAATCTGAGAAGAAAGGGAAGAATCCACAAGAGCAGAAATCTTTCTTCGCTAAATAT tGGATGTACATCGTGCCTCTCGTTCTCTTCCTGATGATGTCTGGCGCTCAGGACCAATCAGGAGGAGGAGCCGGGGGCGGAGCAGCTAACGGAGGCGGCCGATGA